The genomic segment TGGAAGCCAGTGATATGTTTTACTAAAACACCAAagcataaatttaaaatgactaaGACTCAGTTACCGCGCTGGAGGGAGTGTAGATCAATGCAAGAAGACCATGCTCGTGTATTCTGGCTATGTCCATATATTAGACCTTTCTGGGAAAATCTGAGTCATCTCCTCTCCAGAATTGACAATCAATATTGATGTGGCATTCTTCTTCATGTTCCTCTGCGTCCCTTCTAAAGCTTCatgtaaaagaaatatttagttccaaaaaatattgctgcGCTGCAACCAAACCAAGCCAGAACCAAATGCTTGTTACAGAGAGACCCCCCAACCTTTTCATGATACCTGTCAACCATATACGCCCCATGGAAATCATGACTTTTAGCTTTcgtctacaaagagacaaaacgaaaGAACTTTGGAAGAAATGGGACTGTTACCTGTTGGATGCTGGCACTTAATAAGAAGCTAACACCTGTACTGGAATTTACATTTCTCTTAGACAACGCTCATATTTGACCTCCCTGTGTTTCGTGTATTAACTATTTTggttctacacacgtggacaaaattgttggtacccctcagttaaagaaggaaaaacccacaattctcactgaaatcacttgaaactcacaaaagtaacaataaataaaaatttattgaaaattaaataatcaaaaacagccattacttttgaattgttgattaacataattatttaaaaaaaacaaactaatgaaacaggcctggacaaaaatgatggtacctctataaaagattgaaaactatttgaccagagtgacatgattaactcaggtgtgtcatttaattgacatcacaggtgtttccaaactcataatcagtcagtctgcctatttaaagggagacaagtagtcaccctgctgtttggtgaaaaggtgtgtaccacactgaacatggacaacagaaagcgaaggagagaattgtcccaggacatccgaaaaaaaatgatagacaaacatcttaaaggtaaaggctataagaccatctctaaacagcttgaagttcctgtgacaacagtggctcatattattcagaagttcaagacccacgggacagtagccaacctccctggacgtggccgcaagaggaaaattgatgacaaattgaagagacggatcgttggaattgtatccaaagagcccagagcaacctccaaagaaattaaaggtgaactccaaggccaaggtacatcagtgtcagatcgcaccattcgtcgttgtttgagccaaagtggacttcatgggagacgaccaaggaggacaccactgctgaaaaaaactcataaaaaagccagactggaatttgcaaaaatgcatgttgacaagccacaaagcttctgggagaatgtcctttggacagatgagaccaaactggagctttttggtaaggcacatcaactctatgttcatagactcaaaaaccaagcatacgaagaaaagaacactgtccctacggtgaaacatggaggaggctcagtaatgttttggggctgctttgctgcatctggcacagggtgtcttgaaagtgtgcaaggtacgatgaaatctgaagactatcaaggcattctggagagaaatgtgctgcctagtgtcagaaagcttggtctcagtcgcaggtcatgggtcttccaacaggacaacgatccaaaacacacagccaaaaacacccaagaatggctgagagaaaagcgttggactattctaaagtggccttctatgagcccagatctgaatcccattgaacatatgtggaaggagctgaaacatgccatttggagaagacacccatcaaacctgagacaactggagctgtttgctcatgaggagtgggccaaaatacctgttgacagctgcagaacgctcattgacaaatacagaaatcgtttaattgcagtgattgcctcaaaaggttgtgcaacaaaatattaagttatgggtaccatcatttttgtccagctctatttcattagtttgtttttttaaataattatgttaatcaacaattcaaaagtgatggctgattttgattatttaattttcaataaatttttatttattgttacttttgtgagtttcaagtgatttcagtgagaattgtgggtttttccttctttaactgaggggtaccaacaattttgtccacgtgtgtacatataaaacttcaaaaaaaaaaaaaaagagaggtgCTGAACTGGTACTTACTGCCCAGAGTTCACCACATTGTGGTCTTGGCTGTCTGCCTCTCCTGCCAGCAGGTGGTCTCCTGAGGGGTCCTGAGCTTCCGAGCAGGGTCCATTGGGCCTGCTGTCATTGAGGTGAGGTCTGGGTGGGGGTGGTGGAGGGGGCAGATCTGGCTCCAAGTCATCCCTTGACAGCACCCTCAGCTTGTTCTGCTAGAGGACATGAGTAGCAGAGAGAcatcaaaaaaaattaactttctGCCAACTTATGACAGAGAGGAAGACAAAACTGCATCGGTtggtaaaactacaaaaaaaatgaagtttgaaTCTTAAAACTAAGAAAATACTTTGGTAGGTCCAAGGTTATCAGTATCTCTACACTCATGAGGCCCTTTTTCAGCCAAATTGGTTCCAGTTCTAGTTCGGAGCCAGTGCCTGATTTAGCACTAGTTCTTTGTGTGTCCACCTACTAAGCACCGGCTCCAGGCTCCAAAACTGGTGCTTTTCAGACACCAACTCTTTACTGGGCCAGAGTAAAGAATTGTGTATGTCAGGGGCTGGGGCGGGGTTACGGTGACCGACGATCAACGGTGAAAACACAGAACCACCATTTTTAAACAGCCGTGCTGCTGTTTAGGACATAAATGGCCTCTACGTTGCTACCACTCAATGTCAATGTAATGTTAACTGGGGGTCCAGGGAGGAAGAGTTTGTTTCAAAATCTATACCTACAGTTAAGTCACGCAGATTAAATAATAGACAGTCAGACTGTCTGACAAAAGAAATTTAATCTCCATTCAATGTAAAAACATAGTGTTGAGTAAAACTCCAGCCAGTGTCAAACACGCAGTACTGAATGTTAgatctttgaaaaacaaatcgTTTTTAATTAATGATTTTATCTCCACTAATAAacttgattttgtgtttttaactgaGACCTGGCTAAACgaaaacacaggaaatgcaATTCTGATTGAGGCCACTCCCCCTAATTTTTTATTTGAGTCTGAAATACGACGAAATCGTGACGGGGGAGGGGTTTGTGCAATCTTTAAGAATAATTTACACACCCGCAGATTGAATTTTGggttttttccatcatttgaaTATGTTGCTTTTAAAATGGAGCTGGAACAGTCTTCTGTACTTTACATTACTATTTACAAACCACCAAAAACTCCTTTTATTGATGATTTTACTGAACTGCTTTTGGTTATATGTGCTGAGTTCGACTGTTTGGTTATCACAGGCGATATGAATGTTCATGTTGACGTAGCAAATGACAAACATAGTAATGAGCTTCATGCTGTCCTTGGAACATTTGGACTGAGTCAGTTTGTCACGCAAAGTACTCACTCATTTGGTCACATACTTGATGTAATTATTGCAAAGGGAGTAACaattttaaatgtgaatgttgttgatgttggtttatCTGACCActactgtgttttctttgaccTGTCTGTTGCACCGAAACCTGCGGCTGAGCCAGCTGCTGTTCAAAGAAGACTCATTAATGATCAAACTAGTGAACAGTTTGTAGAGATGATAAGATTTGAAAATGTGTCATCGTCTAATGCTGATGATTTACTGAGCATTTACAAGTCTAATGTTCTAAATGTGCTTAACATCATTGCTCCTGTTAAGGTCAGAGAggttaaaaatagacaaaaagcgCCATGGAGAAATGAAGTTTCTGTTAGGGCTCAAAAGAAGGAGTGttgaagagcagaaagaaaatggCGAAAGTCAAACctcaaaaatgattttgacatttaCAGAGGAATGTTACGTCTCTTTAATCAGACTTTGCGTGGAGCAAGGGAGAGATATTTTTCTGAAATCATCACAAACTGTAGTAACAACTCACGAGTCTTGTTTGCCACAGTAAACAGACTAACAAACCCTCCAACTTCATTACTATCAGAACTAAACTCAATTTCAAAGTGTAATGAGTTTGCAAaattttttaatgataaaatcCAGGGCATTAAAAGTGCTatcactttaaaaacacaaaagacaatgCTGAAACCACATGGACTCACAGAGCTAACACATTTCATACCTGTCACTGACAGAACAGTCCAAGAGGTGATTTCAGGTCTGAGTTCATGTACTTGCTCCCTTGATGAAATGCCCACAAAATTCCTGAAGTCTGTACTGAGTAGTTTACTGCCTGAACTCACTCATTTAGTTAACATCTCTCTTCAGACTGGAGCTTTTCCAAAGGCTTTGAAAATGGCTGTCATCAAACCTCTTCTAAAGAACAACAGTCTTGATGTCACAGTATTAAACAACGACCGGCCAATATCAAATATACCATTCTTAGGAAAAGTCCTAGAAAAAGTTATATACCAGCAGCTCACTACCTTTCTATCAGTTAAcaatatttttgatattttccagTCAGGGTTTAGGCCCCTTCACAGCACAGAGACTGCTCTAATTAAAGTAACAAATGACATCCGTCTAAGCACAGATGCTGGCAAAGCCACAGTCTTAGTTCTTTTGGACCTGAGTGCTGCCTTTGACACAGTGGATCATGGGATCTTATTACAGAGGTTAGAGAGCTGGGTGGGAATCTCCGGTACTGCCCTAAACTGGTTCAGGTCCTACTTTGAGGACAGAACTTTCTCTGTTGAAATTGGTAACTTTGTCTCAGACCAAATGCCTGTGACATGTGGAGTTCCCCAGGGGTCGATCCTGGGACCGCttttgtttaatctgtacatGCTTCCTCTCGGTCAGCTAATATCCATGAATAATGTGTCTTACCACAATTATGCAGACGACACTCAGATCTATGTGTCACTCACTGCAGGAGAACATGAACCTGTAGATTTACTTTGTCGCTGTATCGAACAGATCAGTGTTTGGATGCAAAACAACTTTCTCCAGTTAAATTCAGATAAAACTGAGATAATTGTTTTTGGCCcaaaacagcaaagagaaaGTGTTATCAGTTATCTAGAGTCTCTCTCTCTACAACCAAAAATCAAGTTAGAAATCTGGGAGTAATTATGGACTCGGACCTGAAGTTCACCAGCCACATTAAGTCAATAACATCTACAGCCTTTTTCCATctgaaaaacattacaaaaatcagAGGAATAATATCTAAACCAGACTTAGAGAGGCTGATCCATGCATTTGTCTCCAGTAGGTTAGATTATGGTAACGGTCTGTTCACTGGACTCTCCAAACAAGGTTTAGGACAGCTACAATccatccaaaatgctgcagctcGAATCCTGACTAGAACCAGGAAATATGACCATATTACTCCAGTACTCAGGTCTCTGCACTGGATTCCTGTAGCTCAGAGAATAGACTTTAAAACAGCTCTGCTAGTGTACAAGTCTTTTCATGGTCTAGCTCCAAAGTATATCTCTGATTTGTTAGTTCCATATGAACCATCTCGAACTCTGAGAAGTTCAGGACGAGGTCTCTTTGAGGAGCCCAGAGTCAGGACTAAACACGGTGAGGCTTCCTTTCAGTTTCATGCGGCTAGAGTCTGGAACAGTCTTCCTGAAGATCTGAGAAAGGCCTCTGATGTAGCAATGTTTAAATCCGGGCTGAAAACAGTTCTGTTTAACTGTGCATATTACAACTAAAAGTATTTTATCTGCACTCTTTGCTTTTAATGTgattaataatgtttttatttctctatttatcttttatctaTTGTGATTTTATGAAATTGTAAAGCACTGTGAATTGCCTTGTGTATGAAttgtgctctataaataaatttgccttgccttgccttgcctagTAGTGTTTAGTGTTAGTGTTTTGAAAACTCGTAAATATGGACACCAAATCCAAGCAGAAGTGGTCTGGTGAGTTTAGTTTAGTAGAATTTAGTCGAAGCTACAGGGAGCCTCTCGGACCAATCTGGTGTTCGAAATGATCCAGCTGGAGATGGCTGCAGCCGGGAATGACTGGAGCCTCGACTAACTCAACAAACTTAAAAAGCTCAAAAATGACTACACGGACCAGTAAAAGGAGCTTGGACACAGCAGTGCTCAGCCAAAAGAGTCCCCATTTTGACCAGCTGCATTCCGTGATTCCAACCGGGGTCCTGAACGCCACAACTGTGCTGGAGTTGCCGCTGTGCAGACCACCGATGCTGATCCTGGTaggttttatttcttaaacacCCTGTTGTTAACCTGCTATGACTTTGCCAGCTACAATAATCCTGCATCAATATCAAGAACATTACGCCAGCTAACATGGTCCAGGCAGAGGGTCAGTGATCAGAGGTTGGCGGGGACTATTGTTTGCTAttcagttagccgctggtaacgAAGGCCTGATGGAacctgagaaaagcagcagcaatatttcactACAAGACCTTTATATCCCACATTGTTACACAAAGTCCCatttaatcatattactgaactctatGGTAATCATTGAAATTCCTCTTGAAGAACCAATAAAACTCTTTGCTAACACATTCTAATTTATGAGTTGATTATGTTTTGTATCATTAATACAAGTCTACAcagtgaattaaagagtactggtaatctgcagctattttcagaatttcaaggtaaaatgctgattgttctgTGACTTTACaactttgcagatgtggaaattcaatgcattgatttctttttcacagatttttttggcagttttacaCACGCTACCAACAATTTTTCTTGCGCATGTTTTTTAGCTGTTGGCCTTAGACGATGAGGTTCAGTTACCAGGACCGCTACTCTGCAGCTCACCGGTCTCATCCTGCAGCTTCTCTCTGTCGGCCTCCTTTCAACAGACCAAATCATGATAATCAAAACCATAACCATAATCAAAAGTGAACCGGTTCATAGAAGGCACGAGATTTGAAACAACTAAGCACCAATACTGAAGTAGCAGCTGGTTCTTTCTGGTCGAAAAGGGGACTCAAAGAACAAATTCTTCTTTGATCTTACAGACTTTTAGCTACAGTATAAAACATGTACGAGTAGCTACGTAacggaaaaataaatgaaaatgagaaaacacaatcATTCAACAGCCTGTGATTATACTAATAATAACAGCATCACATTTGAGGCTACCCGTGGCTGCATTTCAAGCTCTACAACGTTTGATTCTCTTAGTACTTGAGCTATGAACTGGACTGTctcaaaaactatttttttggaCTAATAAAAATTCAGAGCTGCTTTTTTGCAACAGCTGTCGACTATAACTTGTGATAATGCTGCATGCTTCCTTCTTAACAGCACACATGGTGCTTGATGTgtcacagcaggaaaaacaTTGCTATAAATGTCATGACTAAAACAAATGATGTCTAAATTCTATTTCGCTCCTTTCTTTATTGTTCTGCTATTGTGTGTGCTGGCTCACtgtcacacctgaatagaacagAGGCATTGTTCATTTTATCAGTTGCGTTACTTCTACTTTGagaagtcaaaatgtctgctgtgacaAAGTGTGCATGTTCACGTGTATGaatactgcatttaaatatatttgaaaAGAGTCTAAAACTAAGACTTGCTAATTCAAATAGATGCAATGACTGACCATATCTTAAACAGATTATAAAACAGTGTACCACAAATTGTGGGGTAAGATATTGTGAACCAGATAAGGATGTAAAAGTTAAATAAGTAACTAGTGTTTTGAAAATCCGCTATTTAGGTTAATTAAAAGTTTTCTAAAGCTCACACTGGCATCTTATGGGCTGATGAGCTTCTCGTCTACTGGAGGTGACTCAATGGTTCTGGTTCCTATCTGAGCACTTCCTTCACTGCTGCATCTGTCTATCAAGGCCAATAAACACTTTACACTTACACTAATTAACACAGCTATTATGTTTTTTAGACTAGTGAAGCTAAAAAGCCACAGACTGACAGCATGTCTTGTCAGGAAGGTGGTGATTAGACCAGTAGGTTTTTCTGTGTAATGTGAGTGTCTTCCAGTATGTGAGAAAAGCACCATCATGATTCTGCAGCCACAGTAAACTTTTCAAAGTATAGCGTTGCAATCAAGGTAGTAAAAGCATTTTTGTCAACTGTAGCATGTCTCGATAAGTAGTACAGTTAGTTAAAGTGATGTCTGCTttcacagaagaaaaacaaagagcgCTTGTTCGTGTAATGCTACTATGACATCTTCCTGCATTATTCACAACAGAGTTGTGTGAAACGCTGCATACCAAGGATAAATCACAAACCATCATACACTATGCCCGACAGAAAGCATGATCGGTCCATGGACTGCTCAATCGAGAAAGTCTAACAACAGTCACAGATAGAAGTAAAAATGGATTCCATCCTGCAGCCTTGCTTTCCTTTTCATGGGATGCATCATGCTTGTTAACTAGTGCACCAGCCCTGCTAAACTAATGAGCAGATTGATATCAAATCTAATAACAGGTTGAATCAAGATAATAAGAATTCATTAATATTAAGAGTGAACGCAGAGACCTGTAGACCAAATGTCAGTATCCAGAAAACATATTCAGACAAAGATCCCATGTTAATTCCAGGTATAAATGAGGCATGAGACACCACAAAAATGACTGAAGAGCCTCCTGCAGAATCCATCCAtgatataattcatacatattttGCCTCTGTTTCTAACAGCCCACAGCCAGacacaaaaatctattttaacaTTACTTCCTCAGcaggaaaaataaagattttgtaTATTACAATTCAGGCTTGGAATTTCTCTAAtgcattttaccattttaaactTTCAGTTTTAAACCCTTATCATAAACCCCTTATGTGCCAGCTGATTCGTTACTGACATTATTAAGGCACATGATGTCACACAGGCTTTGGCACCTCTGTTTATTCCTgataacagtttttaaatgcaaCTGAAAGCTTCAAGTGGTTTCTCCCAAGAGCTCATCAACAAGGTGTGAATAATTTTGTAAGAGTCCTAGGCTCCTACAAGCACCGTCTGAATCCTTAACCTTGAAACTAGTTACCTGTGCCACCGAGTTGTCCGTCAGGATGAGTTTGGCTCCCTCGATGACGGCCATATAGGAGAAGCGGAGCTGGTCGGGGGTCTGGATCAAGCCCATGCGGTATTCCCTCATGCCCAGGAGCACCCTCTGTATGTCCACTGATGACGGGTTCTCCCTCCTGTCCATCTGGAAACAGAATAAGACATTAATAAAATACAGCTCAAGGCCCATTGCAGTGTtttaacaaaacactgaattacATCAGATCGCACAATTTCTTGTGAACTTTTGTTGTTACAATATTGAGAAACTCAGGACTCCTTCTATAAAACACGTTTGTTAATAGCTCATTAagatttgaacatttaaaattcAGCTAATCTGTTCTATCAAGACCATGGTGGTGAAGGTTGATCAGATTTCAGTGACCGAACAGCTCACCAACTCtaacaagctttttttttaaagctcggACAACAAAGGCAAACCGCTTTTCCATTTCTCAAGTTTTTTAAGAGGATAAAATTCAGAGTGAAACCACAACTGTTGAACTTTTGATGTGGACCAATTTGTTTAATGTTTGCTTTGGCCATTCTGTGTGTGGAGAAATTTTTGCCACAGCAGAAGTTCCTGAATGCTTTTGAAAACCCCCTCATGAGTCATGCAGAAAAAGCTGTTTAATGTcttaatatttcaaaaaacaagCAATGATTTGAGACAAGTCCAattcaaatataaaaatgaatgcagaagaacatttttcttcttttctactCCATTTCTGGACCCCTTAGATCAGCCGTGTGACTCTGTAGGCTCACTGAATATACTCTGACACTAACAGAATTAGGATTTTGATAACAGAACTTTTACTTGTAACTGAATATTTCTACATTGTTGTATTACTAGTTTTACACaagtaaaacatgcaaatatgtGTTCCACCCCAGTGTGTTTCACTCTATTTCTCCAATTAGGTCCTTTTGTTCTTCTATACCTTGCTTTCTAGCCAGGCTGCTTCAACCAGTGAGTCCCCGGTTTGATTTCCAGCATACCCTTACATTTACTGCATCTTATTCGTCTGCTCTCTTTCCCTACACTCTGAGGCTCTCTCCAGCAATggtaaaaatactgaaaaaacatAATCTTGAACAAAAGCTACTTATCAAGCCATGAGGCAAATTAGAAACAGaaaatttgtaatttaacatttgAATGGAGGAAGTTAAGAGTTATTTCTGAAACACTGGAAAAAGGGAGATTTCCACATATCAATCTTCTCTGCTTCAGTGCATCAACCTCTATAAAATGTTTCATCCATTTAGGTCTTATACCAACATGCCACAACTTCTCTCTCTGCACGCCAGTAAAATAATAGCATGAGCATCTTATTTTACCCTCCtgcaaaaacatgaatttgtacGCTGTGCTTTAACTCGTTGCTGTTAGTAGCTGCCCTCCCCTGCTCACCAGGACCAGGCAGGTATCCACCAAGGCAAAGGTTCCTGAGCGTCCAATCCCAGCACTGCAGTGCACCACTGACGGACCATGCTTCGGGTCCAACGAGCTGGACTCCCGAACCTTGAAGAGGAAGTTGAGGAAGGAAGCAGGAGACTCCGGAACGCCAAAGTCAGGCCACGTGGTGTAGTGAAAGTGGTAAATCTCTCTCGACTCGCCCGTCTATGACAGAAAATACGTAAAGTCGCTCATTACTGGAGGGTTGTATAGACAACTCTGCATGCCTGGGCTGACCTGTCACTAGGAAAACATCCCACACCCTGTGAAATCACACCATTTTGATCCAGCTGAAACCAGATTTCAGTGCTGGAGCATTGGTTAAGCAATGTTCAGAACATTTCTCCGTAAATTAAGTCTGTCACAGGTAGTCAACCAAAGAAAAAAGGTGATTTTATTTTCCAACAGTACTGAACTGAAATTTTACAGAATATGATTCTGCAGTTTTCCGCTTAGAACATACTGCCTAacttttaactttaaaatagTTACGTCATCCAACTGATTCCTTCTCATGCTTACCTTTGtgttctgcagctccagcactCTGATTGTGTAATGGGATTGGTCCTCCTCTGAAAGTAGCCTCACAACAAACCCTGTGTCTGTGAAAGACATCTGTAGCTCATCTGTGGTTGGCCAGTACTGTGCACACTTTTCCTGTTAAGACAGAAATGACTGAACTCAGTATTGGATGCAAGTGTAAAGTATTGTGCACAGTAACAGACTCATATGGACTGGGTATCCATCACTGGGTGGTCACATTGTTTTACCCATGCATGTCATGAATTCAGTCTCTCCATGACCACGGAGCATGTTTAGAGAGCCTTCACACTCTGCTGCAGGGCTGATCAAACACTTAATTGCTGCCAACTCAGAAAGACTCACTGTAAACTGACTGTATACACTTACCAGCCTGGCACATTAAGGCTACAAAAACGTGTAAACTCAACTTAGAAAACAATGAGCAACTATTTTGATACTTGATTGAGTTAGTTTTTAAACAAAAGTTGTGACACAATGCCAAATATTATCTGAGTCCTGCCTCTTACATCAAAGAAgttcctgtttttcttcatcttgtATAACTGATTTCAGATGAAAtgctataattttttttctacagagaaaaacagtaaaaatataacaaaacttTAATATATGCAGTAAATTATTACATAATCACAGAGAGATTTATTCTAAGTGAATATGAGTTTCACACAAAGTCACGGCAAAGACTTTCTGTGAACATTGTGCGGTGTCTAGCAAGAACACTACTGCTATACAGTATTAATATCAAGACATGCCTCTCTTTAGAGGTAGAAGATAAGCAGGTGCTAGTGTGTACTTACAGATCCTTTTTCAATCACTCTGTTAAGCATGATCACAGCTTTGGTACACTGCTCCCAAATCATCAACCAGAAATGACCACAGGTATTCCTTAAAGGTCCCTGACCATGCAAAAATAGGAAACATAGAAGAAAAACACCATCCTGTCTTaattaaaaatgcacacaacACTGCAGTGAAAGCCTGTATAATTTTGTGGAAGTAGCCCACAGATTTATATGACAAATATTTGTGCTGATGGTCACACTTGAGGTGCACTCCTCGTCCTACAACCTACATACCTGAGAAAGAATGTAGGCTCTTTGGGCTTCTGTCACCGCGACTAAACTTGCATTGATGTagtcattttcacagttttcaagTTTTACCCGACTGTGATCGTctaaaagcaaatcagagatgacaGGGCACTTAAGAAAGACGTCATTCTCAGTAATACAAATTGCCAATATTAGTGTCATGACACTCACATGGGCTGACATCTCTGTAGCGGTTCAAATTTCGATTCACTGGAAGCTTTGCCACTCTGTAAGGGTATTCACTTGCTTGGTTGCGGATCTCCTGTAGCAGACaagaagacagacaggaagttagGAAGCCTCACTTTGTTAAGTCGACAGCAGCTATGCGAGACGAATCGAGTGACAATCTGGTGAATGCATGGACCCTCTGATTGACTGAAGTGGTGGCCAGTGATACTAACCACATTAATAATAAGTCCTTTCTGTAACAGTCTTTGAAACTGATccaatttgttttgttgtcatttgtcaAACTGGCATATTGTAAGGCCATAGACTGTTGTTTTTACTAGGCAGCATTACTGTGTGTATGAGTGCAGCCAAAAAGAGAATACAGGTGACCtcttttcatgacagtaaaTGAGAAGCTGTTTCACTGATTATATgcaaagcagctgcagaaaaaaacagactttaacACATAATCTACATAGGAtgtaaacatgacaaaaacagtcCCTTAGACTAGTGACAAATACTGAGATTTCATGGGGTTTTTTCAGCTCTCAACAGGACTGGAGGCTTGGTGTTTTAACATTAATTACAAAGTCACATCTCACGAAATTATTTCTTCATGAACTACAAATTTCCCTCAAATTAACCAACGGATTGTTTGACTGCTATGAGGACACGAACATCCCCTTTCACAGTATAAAGTGGTTGTTTAcagttgtttctgtttgtctttacattttattgtttctctGTAACTTCTCAACAGCTCAACTGTTAGCTACAAAACGTCCCCAGTTACCTGATACACTTCAGTTCGTGGCTACAAATTACTGGGAAACAGCCAAAGTTAAGTCGAAAGAGAAATATTATAAAC from the Acanthochromis polyacanthus isolate Apoly-LR-REF ecotype Palm Island chromosome 12, KAUST_Apoly_ChrSc, whole genome shotgun sequence genome contains:
- the ptpn2a gene encoding tyrosine-protein phosphatase non-receptor type 2a isoform X2 yields the protein MEQEFEDIDSSGRWQNLYNEIRNQASEYPYRVAKLPVNRNLNRYRDVSPYDHSRVKLENCENDYINASLVAVTEAQRAYILSQGPLRNTCGHFWLMIWEQCTKAVIMLNRVIEKGSEKCAQYWPTTDELQMSFTDTGFVVRLLSEEDQSHYTIRVLELQNTKTGESREIYHFHYTTWPDFGVPESPASFLNFLFKVRESSSLDPKHGPSVVHCSAGIGRSGTFALVDTCLVLMDRRENPSSVDIQRVLLGMREYRMGLIQTPDQLRFSYMAVIEGAKLILTDNSVAQNKLRVLSRDDLEPDLPPPPPPPRPHLNDSRPNGPCSEAQDPSGDHLLAGEADSQDHNVVNSGHVRKRHREERIASTAQRVQQMKQRLTDSERKREKWQYWRPVLLKVGAGTALAVGLLCWIYSQ
- the ptpn2a gene encoding tyrosine-protein phosphatase non-receptor type 2a isoform X1, translated to MEQEFEDIDSSGRWQNLYNEIRNQASEYPYRVAKLPVNRNLNRYRDVSPYDHSRVKLENCENDYINASLVAVTEAQRAYILSQGPLRNTCGHFWLMIWEQCTKAVIMLNRVIEKGSEKCAQYWPTTDELQMSFTDTGFVVRLLSEEDQSHYTIRVLELQNTKTGESREIYHFHYTTWPDFGVPESPASFLNFLFKVRESSSLDPKHGPSVVHCSAGIGRSGTFALVDTCLVLMDRRENPSSVDIQRVLLGMREYRMGLIQTPDQLRFSYMAVIEGAKLILTDNSVAQQNKLRVLSRDDLEPDLPPPPPPPRPHLNDSRPNGPCSEAQDPSGDHLLAGEADSQDHNVVNSGHVRKRHREERIASTAQRVQQMKQRLTDSERKREKWQYWRPVLLKVGAGTALAVGLLCWIYSQ